A single region of the Neotabrizicola shimadae genome encodes:
- a CDS encoding ParB/RepB/Spo0J family partition protein: MPDPRGTLEMRLSVAPPTGGPATFPAGKVSAAPHRAAYVVQPVALDRICMVKLVRDRKKVPDFELSELKSSIAELGLSNPIRVESRPDGDFDLIQGYRRLSAYRELLKETGDVAAYGAIPAAVTEPGADLDALYRRMVDENLVRKGISFAEMAMLALDFASDPGTSEDDPERAVAVLYKSASYQKRSYIRSFMTIVRRLDKALLYPQEIPRSLGLTLARRLEEVEGLAMAIRAELADWDNRSIADELDVLRRLCGAVEDGAGQAIRPAPRPSRAAAGTRTSFTFDRRHERCLCIAAKGRLDIRLDRDFSAIDRTRLEQALRLMLDQVAP; encoded by the coding sequence ATGCCCGACCCGCGAGGAACTCTTGAAATGCGCCTCTCCGTGGCGCCACCAACGGGCGGGCCTGCCACCTTCCCCGCGGGGAAGGTCTCCGCCGCGCCACACCGTGCCGCCTATGTCGTCCAGCCGGTTGCCCTGGACCGCATCTGCATGGTCAAGCTGGTGCGCGACCGCAAGAAAGTGCCCGATTTCGAGCTTTCCGAACTCAAATCCTCCATCGCCGAGCTTGGCCTGTCCAACCCGATCCGGGTGGAATCGCGACCCGATGGCGACTTCGATCTGATACAGGGCTACCGCCGCCTTTCGGCCTACCGCGAGCTTCTGAAAGAGACCGGCGATGTCGCCGCCTATGGCGCCATTCCCGCCGCCGTCACCGAGCCCGGCGCCGACCTCGACGCGCTCTATCGCCGGATGGTGGACGAGAACCTTGTCCGCAAGGGCATCTCCTTCGCCGAAATGGCGATGCTGGCGCTGGACTTCGCATCCGACCCAGGCACCTCCGAGGACGATCCCGAAAGGGCCGTGGCCGTCCTGTACAAATCCGCCAGCTATCAGAAGCGCAGCTATATCCGCAGCTTCATGACCATCGTGCGGCGGCTGGACAAGGCCCTGCTCTACCCGCAGGAAATTCCCCGTTCCCTTGGCCTGACGCTGGCCCGCCGCCTGGAAGAGGTCGAAGGCCTGGCCATGGCCATCCGTGCCGAGCTTGCGGATTGGGACAACCGCTCCATTGCCGACGAGCTCGATGTGCTGCGCCGCCTGTGCGGCGCCGTGGAGGATGGTGCCGGCCAGGCTATCCGGCCGGCCCCGCGCCCGTCGCGCGCCGCGGCGGGCACAAGGACCAGCTTCACCTTCGACCGCCGCCATGAACGCTGCCTCTGCATCGCAGCCAAAGGCCGGCTGGACATCCGGCTCGACCGCGACTTTTCCGCCATCGACCGCACCCGTCTGGAACAGGCCCTGCGCCTGATGCTGGACCAGGTCGCGCCCTGA
- a CDS encoding DUF1403 family protein, with the protein MGQGPEPLHNPFDPADAEEADLWFLPAPPEDEPPGAAPWAGPRPEAAPVWRAAEAALASDLAELAFDAGRLSERLRASGPGALGRIALDEAAALSWWTGDRVTSDRLALWLSYRVGAVGEGGDGLIRTAWAARRLAAPNRPAPLAAALAETLGGEGRPDPQLADEVAEALRETELLSPVTRGCAAFHLWRGLTERPAHLAGIEAAVLGQRLAAGSGRALPFLPLSLTGVTALTVTGDPDRRLAGWISGAHRAVLSALMALDRLAAWQARAQAGVADLQGRTPARLIAALVAHPTLAAPQAETETGASRAAVQRNLDLLFARGLVREVTGQGRFRVWGAAL; encoded by the coding sequence ATGGGACAGGGGCCCGAACCCTTGCACAACCCCTTCGACCCGGCAGACGCAGAGGAAGCCGATCTGTGGTTCCTGCCCGCCCCGCCCGAAGACGAACCGCCCGGCGCGGCGCCCTGGGCAGGCCCCCGACCTGAGGCCGCCCCGGTCTGGCGCGCGGCCGAGGCGGCACTCGCCTCCGACCTGGCCGAGCTTGCCTTCGATGCCGGCCGTCTTTCGGAACGGCTGCGCGCCTCTGGCCCCGGTGCCCTTGGGCGGATCGCGCTGGACGAGGCCGCCGCTCTCAGCTGGTGGACCGGTGATCGTGTGACCTCTGACCGGCTGGCGCTCTGGCTGTCGTATCGCGTCGGCGCGGTGGGCGAGGGCGGTGACGGGCTGATCCGCACCGCCTGGGCCGCGCGTCGTCTGGCCGCGCCCAACCGCCCCGCGCCCCTTGCTGCCGCGCTGGCCGAGACCTTGGGCGGCGAGGGCCGCCCCGACCCGCAACTCGCCGATGAGGTCGCCGAAGCCCTGCGCGAGACCGAGCTTCTCTCTCCCGTGACCCGCGGCTGCGCGGCCTTCCATCTCTGGCGCGGCCTGACCGAAAGGCCGGCGCACCTGGCCGGGATCGAGGCGGCGGTGCTGGGCCAGCGCCTCGCCGCCGGGTCCGGCCGCGCGCTGCCCTTCCTGCCCCTGTCGCTGACGGGCGTCACCGCGCTGACCGTGACGGGCGACCCCGACCGCCGGCTTGCCGGCTGGATCTCGGGCGCGCACCGGGCCGTGCTTTCCGCCCTGATGGCGCTGGACCGGCTGGCCGCCTGGCAGGCCCGTGCCCAGGCCGGCGTGGCCGATCTGCAGGGCCGCACCCCCGCCCGCCTGATCGCGGCGTTGGTGGCCCATCCCACCCTGGCGGCCCCCCAGGCCGAAACCGAGACCGGCGCCAGCCGCGCCGCCGTCCAGCGCAACCTTGACCTTCTGTTCGCCCGCGGCCTGGTACGTGAGGTCACGGGCCAGGGCCGCTTCCGCGTCTGGGGGGCGGCGCTGTAG